The following nucleotide sequence is from Aspergillus luchuensis IFO 4308 DNA, chromosome 1, nearly complete sequence.
TTTCTTCGTGTCTGTCGAGTTTTTCCTCTtcatatcatcttcatcatcttcagaaTCCCCGACATCGGAAGGAGGCTCAACACTACCAGACCCGTTACTcgtcttggccttcttgttTGATCCTTTAGGTGCATCTTCTGCCTTGCGCCTGTTGTTTCCTGCGGTGCTGGCTTTGGAACCAgtgttcttcttggctttgcCCTTGGCAGCAGGCTTCGTCTGCTCACCCTGCATGTCGGAAGCGTCGCCGCTGGTCTCTCTGCCTGATACACCGTTCACGTTTTGCGAGTTACGTCTATCAGCGCCAGATTCAAGTTGCTGGTCATTGGCCTGAATACTCTGTGGCTGAATCGAAGCTTGGTTCGACACAGCGAATTGATTGGGATTCGCCTGTCCGCCCTTGGCCAGCATGAAAAGCCCGTTGGCCGCATCGGCAGCGTCATGATGACCGAATGGGTCGGAACCTGCAGGTTGGTTCGGCTTAATATCCATATTGGAGTTTTGCGTCGCTGGATCAGGTTCGGAAGTGGGGTTAGAGGTTGGACCACCTAAGCTGTTCTTCTTGGCAGCGTTAAGAGCAGTACGGTGGAACTCGATAGTCGACGGTGTCGCACCACCACTCTGCAACTGCTGCAGAAGTGCCTGAGAGTTTGGACTAGGAGCGGGAAACATAGACCCCCCTCCGCCCGGTGTCAATCCAGTGCGGAGAGAAGACTCGTTAGGAGTAGGGAAACCCCTGCCAATACTGTCAAAGTAATCGCTAGTGCCAGTCGGACCGGCGAGCATAGCAGGACTCAGCGGCCCGGAGCGCAGAGAGTTGGACCAGCCGTAGCCGCCGCCGGCAGAACTTGTGCCCGGCAGGGCAGGTGAAGTAAGTGCTGCAACAGGAGGAAGGATCGACTTTCCGGGTGTTTCGCCCGAGGAACCACCACTGCCGAATGATTGCTCGAAGGGATTGGGTTCCAGAGAGAAAGGGTTGTGGACGGAATTGAAGTAATCGGGAGTATCAGTCGCGCTTGTTATGGCTGGTCGCGGAGGCGGCGCCAACGAGGTCTGAGGATCTACATCAGGCTTGGTATCTTTGAGATCCGAAGAGGTCGCCCGGGAGTCTGTATCCGGAGCAGATGTGCGCGTTAGTATGacgaccaacaacaacaatagtGATAATggtaataatgatgatgatggagtaCGCGACAGTGAGGTTATCTGAAAC
It contains:
- the atfA gene encoding bZIP transcription factor atfA (COG:K;~EggNog:ENOG410PIV6;~InterPro:IPR004827,IPR020956,IPR002112,IPR021755, IPR021756;~PFAM:PF00170,PF11785,PF11786,PF07716,PF11787;~go_function: GO:0003677 - DNA binding [Evidence IEA];~go_function: GO:0003700 - DNA-binding transcription factor activity [Evidence IEA];~go_process: GO:0006355 - regulation of transcription, DNA-templated [Evidence IEA]); its protein translation is MDAKKAGLDEDSRATSSDLKDTKPDVDPQTSLAPPPRPAITSATDTPDYFNSVHNPFSLEPNPFEQSFGSGGSSGETPGKSILPPVAALTSPALPGTSSAGGGYGWSNSLRSGPLSPAMLAGPTGTSDYFDSIGRGFPTPNESSLRTGLTPGGGGSMFPAPSPNSQALLQQLQSGGATPSTIEFHRTALNAAKKNSLGGPTSNPTSEPDPATQNSNMDIKPNQPAGSDPFGHHDAADAANGLFMLAKGGQANPNQFAVSNQASIQPQSIQANDQQLESGADRRNSQNVNGVSGRETSGDASDMQGEQTKPAAKGKAKKNTGSKASTAGNNRRKAEDAPKGSNKKAKTSNGSGSVEPPSDVGDSEDDEDDMKRKNSTDTKKMTDEEKRKNFLERNRVAALKCRQRKKQWLANLQAKVELFTSENDALTATVTQLREEIVNLKTLLLAHKDCPVSQAQGLGPLMMNGMSAGFEAHPYNIPNGMMQPGAPIPAQGLRR